A genomic stretch from Narcine bancroftii isolate sNarBan1 chromosome 9, sNarBan1.hap1, whole genome shotgun sequence includes:
- the LOC138742510 gene encoding transmembrane epididymal protein 1-like, translating to MGTFIGHISPGFAFLSFGILYSFKFSLLLLRGEKIPLVSAPRPAGFRSCLKRIPIEGVLKLLYGTLAVMAEFFYPPGVYKLILYNKEKPDYPFVHPNEWQHVTMYAHFALSGWVDIINQACLSRRVFLYESIAIAIPFYIEALLLSNHMHGKEQVENSVHTMLLLACFLVCLVLTVELWRPNDPILWFTKTCLVMIQGTWLLHAAFILYKPLTGKPWKDNDMANLMFVINFFCWHIALNILLLLAIFGLTAFWLNRCSRRGRNPAFQRSKETLDFHLEMADGAAPRAEYEKLHAVEEETHLLQECDP from the coding sequence GCGAGAAGATCCCGCTGGTATCTGCCCCTCGTCCTGCTGGATTCAGGAGCTGCCTGAAGCGGATTCCCATTGAAGGGGTGCTGAAGCTCCTTTACGGTACGTTGGCAGTTATGGCAGAGTTCTTTTATCCTCCCGGAGTCTATAAACTGATTCTTTACAATAAAGAGAAGCCAGATTATCCATTCGTGCACCCCAACGAGTGGCAGCACGTCACCATGTACGCCCATTTCGCTCTCAGTGGTTGGGTGGACATCATCAACCAGGCTTGCCTGTCGAGACGCGTATTCCTCTATGAAAGCATTGCCATCGCAATCCCCTTTTATATTGAAGCCCTACTCCTTTCCAACCACATGCATGGCAAAGAACAAGTAGAAAACTCGGTGCACACCATGCTCCTTCTCGCCTGCTTCTTGGTTTGCCTCGTCCTCACGGTCGAATTGTGGAGACCCAATGATCCCATCCTTTGGTTCACCAAGACTTGCCTGGTGATGATCCAGGGAACTTGGCTCCTGCACGCTGCTTTCATTCTCTACAAGCCATTGACAGGCAAACCCTGGAAGGACAATGACATGGCGAATCTGATGTTCGTCATTAATTTTTTCTGCTGGCATATTGCACTGAACATATTACTTCTCCTGGCTATCTTCGGGCTCACCGCATTCTGGCTCAACCGGTGTTCCCGCCGAGGACGCAACCCAGCTTTCCAGAGGAGCAAAGAAACGCTCGACTTCCACCTGGAGATGGCAGATGGTGCAGCTCCCCGCGCAGAATACGAGAAACTGCACGCAGTCGAAGAGGAAACTCATTTGCTGCAAGAATGTGACCCTTAA